The following coding sequences lie in one Verrucomicrobiia bacterium genomic window:
- a CDS encoding ABC-2 family transporter protein — protein sequence MNPTSATDLAKPTPPPRPAATPRGQSRWARYFSIYLALAKNSLAREMSFKSNFLLWIIVELLWFALQICFISVLYLHTDAIGSWTKWQVVLLVAASNFIQQIFQSFFLVNLTNLSELVRSGKLDFLLLLPANTRFIVSLRQVDLGGFVNAGSAALVMAYAAHQLHLHPTVLQLAGFLGLCVLGISIHYSLMLLLAAVCFWTVKAQGIVWGYYNLFNIARLPDEAFRGLFKAFFTLAIPMLLVSNVPTRVLADKLDQPGPLLLMLGMAALCAAVSELGWRASLRRYTSASS from the coding sequence ATGAACCCGACTTCCGCAACGGATTTGGCAAAGCCGACCCCGCCCCCCCGCCCGGCGGCTACGCCCCGGGGGCAATCCCGTTGGGCGCGCTATTTTTCGATTTATCTCGCCCTGGCCAAAAACTCGCTCGCGCGGGAGATGAGCTTCAAGAGCAATTTTCTCCTGTGGATCATCGTCGAGCTGCTCTGGTTTGCATTGCAAATCTGTTTCATCAGCGTGCTCTACCTTCACACGGATGCCATCGGCTCCTGGACCAAATGGCAGGTGGTCCTGCTGGTGGCCGCCAGCAACTTCATCCAGCAAATCTTCCAGTCCTTTTTTCTCGTCAACCTGACCAATCTTTCCGAATTGGTGCGGAGCGGCAAACTGGACTTTCTCCTGTTACTGCCGGCGAACACGCGGTTCATCGTTTCGCTGCGACAGGTGGATTTGGGCGGTTTCGTCAACGCGGGTTCGGCGGCGCTGGTCATGGCTTACGCGGCCCACCAGTTGCACCTCCATCCCACCGTCCTCCAACTTGCGGGCTTTCTCGGCCTGTGCGTCCTGGGCATTTCCATTCATTACTCGCTGATGCTCCTGCTGGCGGCCGTTTGCTTCTGGACGGTGAAGGCGCAGGGCATCGTGTGGGGTTACTACAATCTGTTCAACATCGCCCGCCTGCCGGATGAAGCCTTTCGCGGGCTGTTCAAGGCGTTCTTCACGCTGGCCATCCCGATGCTTCTGGTTTCCAACGTCCCGACGCGGGTTCTGGCCGACAAACTGGACCAGCCAGGACCGCTGTTGCTGATGCTGGGCATGGCCGCACTGTGCGCGGCCGTCTCGGAACTGGGGTGGCGCGCCTCCCTGCGGCGTTACACCAGCGCGAGTTCCTGA